In one window of Fictibacillus phosphorivorans DNA:
- a CDS encoding bifunctional 3-deoxy-7-phosphoheptulonate synthase/chorismate mutase, with the protein MNHIELSTLRTELDEVNKELLALINKRGELVQRIGKIKSDQGMKKYDPVRERHMLDLVSSENEGPFETSTLHHLFKEIFKAGLELQEVNHKKELLVSRKQRPEDTVISIKGQEIGNGNPILIAGPCAVESYEQTALVADAVTKNGIKLLRGGAFKPRTSPYDFQGLGLEGLQILKRVADEYNCAVISEIVHPQDLEMACEYLDIIQIGARNMQNYELLKAAGRLNKPVLLKRGLAATLDEFINSAEYIMSQGNGQIILCERGIRTYERATRNTLDITAVPILKQETHLPVFVDVTHSTGRKDLLLPAAKAAFAIGADGVMAEVHPDPAVALSDAAQQMNIEEFQEFVEELVSSRFLKLNQMV; encoded by the coding sequence ATGAATCATATAGAGTTAAGTACGTTACGAACCGAGCTTGATGAAGTAAATAAAGAATTATTAGCGTTGATCAACAAACGAGGTGAACTTGTTCAGCGAATCGGTAAGATCAAATCCGATCAAGGTATGAAGAAGTACGATCCTGTAAGAGAAAGACATATGTTAGATCTCGTTTCATCAGAGAACGAAGGACCCTTTGAAACGAGCACGCTTCACCATCTTTTTAAAGAGATATTTAAGGCAGGTCTTGAACTACAAGAAGTGAATCACAAAAAAGAACTCCTAGTCTCGAGAAAACAGAGACCTGAAGACACGGTGATTTCTATTAAAGGTCAGGAGATTGGCAACGGTAATCCAATATTGATTGCTGGACCATGTGCTGTAGAGAGTTATGAACAAACCGCTTTAGTAGCCGATGCTGTTACGAAGAATGGCATAAAGCTTTTGCGAGGAGGAGCGTTCAAACCTCGAACGTCACCTTATGATTTCCAAGGTTTAGGCTTGGAAGGACTTCAGATTCTGAAAAGAGTAGCAGATGAATACAATTGTGCGGTCATCAGTGAAATTGTGCATCCACAAGACTTAGAAATGGCATGTGAGTATTTAGACATCATTCAAATTGGTGCTAGAAACATGCAGAACTATGAGCTATTAAAAGCAGCTGGAAGGCTCAATAAGCCTGTCCTATTAAAAAGGGGTCTTGCTGCAACACTCGATGAGTTCATTAACTCCGCGGAATATATCATGTCCCAAGGAAACGGACAGATTATCCTGTGTGAAAGAGGTATCAGAACGTATGAACGAGCAACGCGAAACACATTGGATATTACGGCTGTTCCTATATTAAAACAAGAAACACATCTGCCTGTGTTTGTAGATGTAACACATTCAACCGGTAGAAAAGATTTGCTCCTTCCAGCAGCAAAGGCTGCTTTTGCCATCGGAGCGGACGGAGTAATGGCAGAAGTACATCCAGACCCAGCCGTAGCTTTATCGGATGCTGCACAGCAGATGAACATCGAGGAATTTCAAGAATTTGTTGAAGAACTTGTTTCTTCTCGTTTTCTTAAACTAAATCAGATGGTGTAA
- a CDS encoding cell division protein FtsA: protein MDKNLLFALDIGTRSVVGMILKQHENGKYEILHKKMIEHEERSMLDGQIHHIPAVARVIRTIKNELELEVGQLTKVCVAAAGRALKTVKGRSEKDLSLGDISSQEEVIHMELAAVQQAQFQLASLLDESSNLLYDCVGYSVLHYYLDEHEIGSFIGQQGNRASVEVIATFLPRVVVDSLMKALDEAGLEMEALTLEPIAAINVLIPPSMRKLNVALVDIGAGTSDIAITAQGTVIAYGMVPIAGDEITEAVSSAFLLDFPVAEQLKRSLTEKTVVTYTDILGFPSQKDTSEVILTIDHSIEILADGITKEILRLNAKAPQAIMLVGGGSLTPQLREKVAEKLNLPIERVAIRGLNAIQTLIPSLKEEGPELVTPVGIGIAAKENPVKYVTVSVNGKTIRLFQVKKLTIGDALIAGGADLSKLYGKPGMGLMVRLNGAVKMFKGKIGSAPSIEMNGVPCTLSDEVLEGATIHYEAGHNGNDAEISIREAFDDHSVKTLWVNGKEETFETHYYINEQRVSLNTFIRDRDDCYYRFPSTLSDIFDLKGWNPETKRSHFTIFVDGKALALPTKLTDLVHLNDQSVHQHTSWNDGDRLVYQRVEEEQVTLKLITDALDLNLHQSCTVIFNEEELTLVRPLYSFYREEEKLRMDSVLHAQERLVMKKTDQQPFIFQDVFTKVELTLQPKPGESLILLKNGEKAGFQTDIQTGDELLLKFEVLV from the coding sequence GTGGACAAAAATCTTTTATTCGCACTAGATATCGGAACACGTTCCGTTGTCGGTATGATTTTAAAACAACATGAAAACGGAAAGTATGAGATTTTACATAAAAAAATGATCGAACATGAAGAGCGTTCTATGCTTGATGGTCAGATTCACCATATCCCAGCTGTTGCCAGAGTGATCAGAACGATAAAGAATGAGCTCGAACTTGAAGTAGGTCAACTTACAAAGGTTTGCGTTGCAGCTGCAGGACGAGCTCTTAAGACCGTGAAAGGTCGTTCTGAAAAAGACCTTTCACTTGGTGATATCTCTTCACAGGAAGAAGTAATCCATATGGAACTTGCAGCCGTTCAACAAGCTCAATTTCAGTTGGCTAGCTTATTAGATGAAAGCTCCAATTTACTCTATGACTGTGTTGGATATTCTGTCCTTCATTACTATCTAGATGAGCATGAGATCGGAAGCTTTATCGGTCAGCAAGGTAACAGAGCTAGTGTGGAAGTAATCGCTACTTTCTTACCAAGAGTCGTTGTTGACTCTTTAATGAAAGCTCTAGACGAAGCAGGACTTGAGATGGAAGCTCTAACGCTAGAACCAATCGCAGCCATCAATGTACTGATCCCGCCATCTATGAGGAAGTTAAATGTAGCTCTTGTAGATATAGGAGCTGGTACTTCAGATATCGCGATTACCGCACAAGGAACAGTTATTGCTTATGGGATGGTTCCGATTGCAGGTGATGAAATTACAGAAGCCGTCAGTTCTGCCTTTTTGCTAGATTTTCCTGTAGCTGAACAACTTAAACGTTCGTTAACAGAAAAGACAGTTGTAACTTATACAGATATCTTAGGGTTTCCATCCCAAAAAGACACATCTGAAGTGATCTTGACGATCGATCATTCGATAGAAATTTTAGCGGATGGAATTACAAAAGAAATTCTTCGGTTGAACGCAAAAGCACCACAGGCGATCATGCTTGTGGGAGGTGGCAGCCTAACCCCACAATTACGTGAGAAGGTGGCTGAAAAGCTTAATCTACCTATTGAACGCGTAGCGATTCGAGGTCTGAATGCTATACAAACATTGATCCCTTCATTAAAAGAAGAAGGTCCTGAACTCGTAACCCCTGTAGGAATTGGGATTGCTGCTAAAGAAAATCCCGTTAAATATGTAACGGTTTCTGTGAATGGAAAAACCATACGCTTATTTCAGGTAAAAAAACTTACGATTGGTGATGCTTTGATCGCCGGAGGAGCTGACCTTTCAAAACTTTACGGTAAACCAGGAATGGGATTGATGGTCCGATTGAATGGTGCAGTGAAGATGTTTAAAGGAAAGATTGGTTCAGCCCCATCTATTGAAATGAATGGTGTTCCTTGTACGCTTTCAGACGAAGTCTTAGAGGGAGCAACCATTCATTATGAAGCAGGGCATAACGGGAATGACGCTGAGATCTCGATTCGGGAGGCTTTTGATGATCATTCTGTTAAAACGTTATGGGTTAACGGCAAAGAGGAGACGTTTGAAACTCATTATTATATTAATGAACAACGTGTAAGCTTAAATACGTTCATACGTGATAGAGATGATTGTTATTATCGATTCCCTTCAACCCTTTCGGATATATTTGATCTAAAAGGATGGAATCCCGAAACGAAACGTTCTCATTTTACTATTTTTGTAGATGGTAAGGCTCTTGCCCTTCCGACGAAGCTCACTGATTTGGTGCACCTGAACGATCAAAGTGTTCATCAACATACATCATGGAACGATGGAGATCGATTAGTATATCAACGCGTGGAAGAAGAACAAGTAACTTTAAAACTTATAACAGATGCCCTTGACCTAAATCTGCATCAGTCATGTACGGTTATTTTTAACGAAGAAGAACTAACTCTTGTCCGGCCACTCTATAGCTTTTACCGAGAAGAGGAGAAACTTCGTATGGATTCTGTTCTTCATGCTCAGGAAAGGCTTGTGATGAAGAAAACCGATCAACAACCGTTTATTTTTCAGGATGTTTTTACAAAAGTAGAACTTACACTTCAACCAAAGCCTGGCGAGAGCTTGATTCTTTTAAAGAATGGTGAAAAGGCCGGCTTTCAAACCGACATTCAAACAGGTGATGAGCTCCTATTAAAATTTGAAGTACTTGTTTAA
- the ytxJ gene encoding bacillithiol system redox-active protein YtxJ — MSLIQLQNEQDWNLVKEQRNRIILMKNSTTCPVSHEAFKEFQKFAADNENETLYYLNVQDARSLSNAIAEQTGVKHESPQVLIFDGNNVVWHDSHWNITNKKLAQANEKTKA; from the coding sequence ATGTCACTTATTCAACTACAAAATGAACAAGATTGGAATTTAGTAAAAGAGCAAAGAAATCGTATTATTCTCATGAAGAACAGCACAACTTGCCCTGTCAGTCATGAAGCTTTTAAAGAATTTCAAAAGTTTGCAGCGGATAACGAAAATGAAACGTTATATTATTTGAACGTTCAAGATGCAAGATCATTGAGCAATGCGATTGCAGAGCAAACAGGAGTGAAGCATGAATCTCCTCAAGTCCTAATCTTCGATGGGAATAACGTGGTTTGGCACGATTCACATTGGAACATCACGAATAAAAAGCTTGCACAAGCGAATGAAAAAACAAAAGCGTAG
- a CDS encoding YtxH domain-containing protein, translating into MSNNNNQNIDSKDFIIGALVGGMLGAAAALLLAPKAGKELRSDLNEQAVYLKDKSNEISHLAREKSSNIVKTVSEQSNQVATKVKDLTSNLRKDIDKWRAKEEENASELYGEITDDIQEEGQLDYDPANEQELVEQKY; encoded by the coding sequence ATGAGCAACAACAACAATCAGAACATTGATAGCAAAGATTTTATTATCGGTGCACTTGTTGGTGGTATGTTAGGAGCTGCTGCAGCGCTATTATTAGCGCCGAAAGCAGGGAAAGAATTGCGAAGCGATCTGAATGAACAAGCGGTTTATTTAAAGGATAAAAGTAACGAGATCTCTCATTTGGCTCGTGAAAAATCCTCAAACATTGTGAAGACAGTGTCTGAGCAATCGAATCAAGTTGCGACAAAGGTAAAAGATCTTACTTCAAACCTTCGCAAAGATATCGATAAGTGGCGCGCGAAAGAAGAAGAAAATGCGTCTGAACTATATGGCGAAATTACAGACGATATCCAAGAAGAAGGTCAATTGGATTATGATCCTGCAAATGAACAGGAATTAGTAGAGCAAAAATATTGA
- a CDS encoding DUF948 domain-containing protein, translating to MDIIISISVALVAVAFVVLVYFLSGALKSLQITLNHVAVTLESLEKQLDGVTRETTDLLHKTNQLAEDVQKKSDSLNNVFSAVQDFGQSVQKVNQSVRKVTDQITVETERQSKQISQAVQWGNAALNLWEKYKLKKSNVETTQRQYSRGGV from the coding sequence ATGGATATCATTATCTCAATCAGTGTAGCACTAGTCGCAGTTGCATTTGTCGTACTCGTTTATTTTTTATCAGGTGCTTTGAAATCACTACAAATCACCCTCAATCATGTCGCGGTAACGCTAGAAAGTCTAGAGAAGCAATTAGATGGCGTAACGCGCGAGACAACCGATTTGCTACATAAAACAAACCAGTTAGCCGAGGATGTTCAAAAGAAATCAGATTCACTTAACAACGTGTTCTCTGCCGTTCAAGATTTCGGTCAATCCGTTCAAAAGGTGAACCAATCTGTCCGCAAAGTAACAGACCAGATTACGGTTGAAACAGAGCGACAGTCTAAGCAAATATCGCAAGCGGTTCAATGGGGAAATGCAGCATTGAATTTATGGGAAAAGTATAAACTCAAAAAATCCAATGTTGAAACAACACAAAGACAATATTCCAGAGGAGGAGTCTAA
- a CDS encoding aminopeptidase codes for MRDPRIQQLAKNLITYSVNLQKGEKVLIENFGLQKELVNALVQEAYAAGGFPFVLLKDHSVMRAQYTQASEEQMEIIAKHEGELMNQMDAYIGLRSGDNINEMSDVPSEKMALYEKTIFAMHRKIRIKKTKWCVLRYPNASMAQSASMSTEAFEDFYFEVCNLDYGKMDDAMTALKDLMDKTDKVRITGPGTDLSFSIKDIPSIKCSGQNNIPDGEVFTAPVKDSVNGTISYNTPSPYNGFTFENVQLTFENGKIVKATANDSERINKIFDTDEGSRYVGEFAIGVNPFIKHPMKDILFDEKIDGSFHFTPGQAYEEAYNGNESNIHWDMVMIQRPDYGGGEIFFDDVLIRKDGVFVLPELEQLNPENLK; via the coding sequence ATGAGAGATCCAAGAATTCAACAACTAGCAAAAAACTTGATTACATATTCGGTTAATCTGCAAAAAGGTGAAAAAGTATTAATTGAAAACTTTGGGCTACAAAAGGAGCTTGTAAACGCACTTGTTCAAGAAGCATATGCTGCTGGCGGTTTTCCTTTCGTGTTACTAAAAGATCATTCTGTAATGCGCGCTCAATACACTCAAGCTTCTGAAGAGCAAATGGAGATCATCGCGAAACACGAAGGTGAACTTATGAATCAGATGGATGCTTATATCGGTCTTCGTTCTGGTGACAACATCAACGAAATGTCTGATGTTCCTTCTGAAAAGATGGCGCTTTATGAAAAAACAATCTTTGCGATGCACCGTAAGATTCGTATCAAAAAGACAAAATGGTGTGTGCTTCGCTATCCAAACGCATCTATGGCACAATCTGCGAGCATGAGCACAGAAGCGTTCGAAGATTTTTACTTTGAAGTATGTAACCTTGATTATGGAAAAATGGATGATGCGATGACTGCGTTAAAAGATCTTATGGATAAGACGGATAAAGTTCGCATCACTGGTCCTGGAACAGATCTTTCGTTTTCGATCAAAGATATTCCATCCATTAAATGTTCAGGACAAAACAACATACCAGATGGCGAAGTGTTTACGGCTCCAGTAAAAGATTCAGTAAACGGAACGATCTCGTATAACACGCCATCTCCATACAACGGCTTTACGTTCGAAAATGTACAGTTAACGTTTGAGAACGGTAAGATCGTAAAAGCGACAGCGAACGATTCTGAACGCATCAACAAGATTTTTGATACAGATGAAGGTTCTCGTTATGTAGGTGAATTTGCGATCGGTGTTAATCCGTTCATCAAGCATCCGATGAAAGATATTCTTTTCGATGAGAAGATTGACGGCAGCTTCCACTTCACGCCTGGTCAAGCTTATGAAGAGGCTTACAATGGTAACGAATCAAACATCCATTGGGATATGGTTATGATTCAACGTCCTGATTACGGTGGCGGAGAGATTTTCTTTGATGACGTGTTGATTCGTAAAGATGGCGTTTTCGTACTGCCTGAATTAGAGCAATTGAATCCTGAGAATTTAAAGTAA
- the murC gene encoding UDP-N-acetylmuramate--L-alanine ligase, with the protein MTKYHFIGIKGTGMSPLAQILHDNGHDVQGSDIEQFIFTQTALEEKNIPVLPFDKKNVEEGQTIIAGNAFGEQHEEIQAANEKNIPIHRYHHFLGEYLSNFTSIAVTGSHGKTSTTGLLAHVVGAAKPTSYLIGDGTGKGSKGSEYFVFEACEYRRHFLSYNPDYAIITNIDFDHPDYFSDLKDVISAFQAMAMQVKKAIIACGDDANLQEIHAQVPVVFYGFGDHNDFQAKNVNRGDEGTTFDVFVRNTFYGTFQIPGYGTHNVLNALAVIAICHYETLPMDIIKEQLKSFTGVKRRFSEKSVGDQILIDDYAHHPTEIKVTIEATKYKYKNREVVAIFQPHTFTRTKTFLDEFAASLSEADHVYLCDIFGSARENAGNLSIENLIEKIPNAQLITEDKVDVLKKYKDGVLLFMGAGDIQKFQRAYEETLTAKP; encoded by the coding sequence ATGACAAAATACCATTTTATTGGAATTAAAGGGACAGGAATGAGCCCGTTGGCACAAATTCTTCATGACAATGGTCATGATGTTCAAGGTTCTGATATTGAACAATTTATTTTTACTCAAACAGCACTTGAAGAAAAAAACATCCCGGTTTTACCGTTTGACAAGAAAAACGTTGAAGAAGGTCAAACGATTATCGCGGGTAATGCTTTTGGCGAACAGCATGAAGAGATTCAAGCGGCAAATGAAAAAAATATACCTATTCATAGATATCACCATTTTCTTGGAGAGTATCTGTCTAACTTTACATCGATTGCAGTTACAGGATCGCACGGAAAAACGTCAACAACAGGTTTATTAGCACATGTAGTTGGTGCAGCGAAGCCTACTTCTTATCTAATCGGTGATGGAACGGGTAAAGGAAGCAAAGGCAGCGAATACTTTGTGTTTGAAGCATGTGAATATCGCAGACATTTCTTATCTTATAATCCGGATTACGCGATTATCACAAACATTGATTTTGATCATCCTGATTATTTTTCTGATTTAAAAGATGTGATCAGTGCATTCCAAGCGATGGCGATGCAAGTTAAAAAGGCGATCATCGCCTGTGGTGATGATGCAAATCTTCAAGAGATTCATGCACAAGTGCCAGTTGTATTCTATGGTTTTGGTGATCATAATGATTTCCAAGCCAAGAATGTAAATCGTGGTGATGAAGGAACAACGTTTGATGTATTTGTCCGCAACACGTTCTATGGGACCTTCCAGATCCCAGGGTACGGTACACATAACGTATTGAACGCACTGGCAGTCATTGCGATCTGTCATTATGAAACATTACCTATGGATATCATTAAAGAGCAATTGAAGAGCTTTACAGGTGTTAAAAGACGTTTCTCAGAAAAATCTGTTGGCGATCAAATCTTGATTGATGACTATGCTCATCATCCGACAGAGATTAAAGTAACGATTGAAGCAACGAAATATAAGTATAAGAATCGCGAAGTGGTAGCGATCTTCCAACCACATACGTTTACACGAACAAAGACGTTCTTAGATGAATTTGCAGCAAGCCTAAGTGAAGCAGATCATGTTTACCTGTGTGATATTTTTGGTTCTGCAAGAGAGAATGCTGGTAATCTTTCCATCGAGAATTTGATAGAAAAAATTCCTAACGCACAATTGATTACAGAAGATAAAGTGGATGTACTAAAAAAATACAAAGACGGTGTTTTATTGTTCATGGGTGCTGGAGATATTCAAAAGTTCCAAAGAGCATATGAAGAAACACTGACTGCAAAACCATAA
- a CDS encoding nicotinate phosphoribosyltransferase, with amino-acid sequence MKEIELKLQGKIKRLTNKTFKFDERIREGWFSAVYFLKTCEIVESFKPDNIVTMQFFQKSDAVLCGSDEAIALIKTFAKDVDSLEIHSLKDGDKISPFETVLTIKGPYQNFGFLEGMIDGILARRTSVATNVYNVVKAASKSGVQKPVIFMGDRDDHFAQQAGDGYASYIGGSTAQATHAMNEWWGKQGMGTMPHALIQIFNGDIVEATKAYHAKYPEDDLISLVDYNNDVITDALKVAREFGETLKGVRVDTSRTMVDQYFFRNPDVLGSFDPRGVNPELIFALRKALDEEGFHHVKIVVSGGFTKERIEQFEEQKVPVDIYGVGSNLLKINIGFTGDNVMMNEQHQAKAGRIYRHNPRLELVE; translated from the coding sequence ATGAAAGAAATAGAATTAAAGCTGCAAGGAAAAATCAAGCGGCTCACGAATAAAACATTTAAATTTGACGAACGGATCAGAGAAGGTTGGTTCTCTGCTGTTTATTTTCTTAAAACATGTGAGATTGTAGAATCTTTTAAACCTGATAATATCGTGACGATGCAGTTCTTTCAAAAAAGTGACGCTGTCTTGTGCGGTTCAGATGAAGCGATTGCTCTTATTAAAACATTTGCTAAGGATGTTGACTCTCTTGAGATTCATTCTTTAAAAGATGGAGACAAAATCTCTCCTTTTGAAACGGTGTTAACGATTAAGGGGCCGTATCAAAACTTTGGTTTCTTAGAAGGAATGATCGATGGAATTCTAGCCAGAAGAACGTCGGTAGCTACGAATGTTTATAATGTTGTAAAAGCTGCAAGTAAATCAGGCGTACAGAAGCCGGTCATCTTTATGGGCGACCGAGATGATCATTTTGCACAACAAGCTGGCGATGGTTATGCATCTTATATTGGTGGTTCAACCGCTCAGGCTACACATGCGATGAATGAATGGTGGGGCAAACAAGGTATGGGTACGATGCCACATGCTCTTATTCAAATCTTTAATGGCGATATTGTTGAAGCTACAAAAGCTTATCATGCGAAATACCCTGAAGACGACTTGATCTCACTCGTTGACTATAACAATGACGTGATAACAGATGCTTTAAAAGTAGCGAGAGAGTTTGGAGAAACGTTAAAAGGGGTAAGGGTTGATACTTCACGAACGATGGTCGATCAATATTTCTTTAGAAACCCTGATGTACTAGGGTCGTTTGATCCTAGAGGTGTAAATCCAGAACTGATTTTTGCACTTCGAAAAGCGTTAGATGAAGAAGGTTTCCATCATGTTAAAATCGTTGTTAGCGGTGGATTTACGAAAGAGAGAATCGAGCAGTTTGAAGAACAAAAAGTACCTGTAGATATTTATGGGGTAGGTAGTAATCTACTAAAGATCAATATTGGATTTACTGGTGATAATGTGATGATGAATGAACAGCATCAAGCAAAAGCAGGAAGAATCTATCGCCATAATCCAAGATTAGAGTTAGTGGAATAG
- a CDS encoding DNA translocase FtsK — MSWIKKLMNTFFDDENEDDSYYEEERTRSQESVKKQQSPERMENTQKTKPAPFASNGRKPSQSNIQHPAKMLHKYPENAPFRFPVIPDEKIAKPVAQRHTYSQNETQSYKDSSREEKSYQEARPVREQRSTQNESRRSKGITSGFNQEPRRQAFKASNVPSPVYGYERRNKNDAKSKPEQKETTPEVKSRFTPTDVPSPVYGYGKRKPEGILFIGRDIPAKDSVTEELLKTVEEVLPTPTKDNLMVPQEVESETSYLQEPNHGLVDQKQIPVKDEAINMDRDIVKEEKHSESLEMIVESEDVYVSKEVDEDHSLNTEKQNQMLEPVDVSEVAEERTERTETELVQELTPSFVEDKQEQENIVIEQTQPKKETPKSGGQFVPFNVLMLKKDRKSLTRPVSKPEFQKSESRQTPRTELNIHQRAEAVQNQLYVPLSLLNKTKISLEDDDLWLNEQKETLQSTLDNFNVNAKVVHMTKGPAVTRFEVQPAPGVKVNKITNLTDDIKLSLAARDIRIEAPIPGKNAIGIEVPNQHSRAVYLREIIEDDVFKDSSSSLTVALGLDISGAPVVTDLQKMPHGLIAGATGSGKSVCINSILVSLLYKAKPEDVRLLLVDPKMVELAPYNHIPHLVTPVITDAKEATAALKWAVEEMERRYEEFAKTGVREIKRYNQKMEEEQHYKNKMPYIVVVIDELADLMMVSPQEVEEAICRIAQKARACGIHLLLATQRPSVDVITGLIKANVPTRTAFAVSSAIDSRTILDMSGAERLLGRGDMLFMENGSNKAVRIQGTFVSDEEIEEVTRYVKEEYQTEYLFTREELIQHQQTTEVEDELFEEACYYVIEVGAASSSSLQRRFRIGYNRAARLVDMMESFGLVSETMGSKPRHVLLTQEELENRLYSGVE, encoded by the coding sequence ATGAGTTGGATAAAAAAATTAATGAACACGTTTTTTGACGATGAAAATGAAGATGATTCCTACTACGAGGAAGAAAGAACCCGAAGTCAAGAATCTGTAAAAAAACAGCAATCCCCTGAAAGAATGGAGAATACTCAGAAGACGAAGCCAGCTCCTTTTGCAAGCAATGGAAGGAAACCGTCTCAATCAAATATACAGCATCCTGCAAAAATGCTGCATAAGTATCCAGAGAATGCACCATTTCGTTTTCCTGTGATTCCAGATGAAAAGATTGCAAAACCAGTTGCACAACGACATACATATTCACAGAATGAGACACAATCGTATAAAGACTCAAGTAGAGAAGAAAAATCATACCAAGAAGCACGTCCTGTTCGAGAGCAACGTTCTACTCAAAATGAGAGTCGAAGATCCAAAGGGATAACATCTGGCTTTAACCAAGAACCAAGACGACAAGCATTCAAAGCATCAAACGTTCCATCACCTGTTTACGGATACGAGAGAAGAAATAAAAATGATGCGAAAAGTAAGCCTGAACAAAAGGAAACTACTCCTGAGGTGAAATCGAGGTTTACACCTACAGACGTTCCTTCTCCTGTATACGGATATGGAAAGAGAAAGCCAGAAGGTATCTTGTTTATCGGCAGAGATATTCCAGCAAAGGACTCTGTGACAGAAGAACTTTTAAAGACCGTTGAAGAAGTTCTCCCTACACCAACCAAAGATAACTTGATGGTTCCACAAGAGGTCGAAAGTGAGACTAGTTATTTGCAGGAACCAAATCATGGTTTAGTTGATCAAAAGCAGATACCAGTCAAAGATGAAGCAATAAACATGGATCGCGATATAGTGAAAGAAGAAAAGCATAGTGAGTCGCTTGAAATGATTGTTGAATCCGAAGACGTGTATGTGTCAAAAGAAGTTGATGAGGATCACTCTTTAAATACGGAAAAACAAAATCAAATGCTTGAACCTGTTGATGTATCAGAAGTGGCTGAAGAACGCACCGAAAGAACTGAAACAGAACTTGTTCAAGAGTTAACTCCGAGTTTTGTTGAAGATAAGCAAGAACAAGAAAATATAGTTATTGAACAAACACAGCCGAAGAAGGAAACTCCAAAAAGTGGCGGGCAGTTCGTTCCTTTCAATGTGCTGATGCTAAAAAAAGACAGGAAATCATTAACGCGTCCTGTTTCAAAACCAGAATTTCAAAAATCAGAAAGCAGACAAACACCAAGAACAGAGTTAAATATTCATCAACGCGCTGAAGCTGTTCAAAATCAGTTATACGTACCTTTGTCTTTATTGAATAAAACAAAGATCTCACTCGAAGATGATGATCTTTGGTTAAACGAACAAAAGGAAACATTACAATCAACATTAGATAACTTTAATGTGAATGCAAAAGTGGTTCACATGACAAAGGGTCCTGCAGTTACACGTTTTGAAGTTCAGCCTGCACCAGGCGTAAAGGTAAACAAGATCACTAACCTTACAGATGACATAAAACTTAGCTTGGCTGCTCGCGACATAAGAATTGAAGCGCCGATTCCAGGAAAGAATGCGATCGGTATCGAAGTGCCTAACCAGCATAGCAGAGCTGTTTATTTACGGGAAATCATTGAAGATGATGTGTTCAAAGATTCATCATCTTCCTTGACGGTGGCCCTCGGTCTAGACATTTCAGGAGCACCTGTAGTGACAGATCTTCAAAAGATGCCGCACGGACTTATTGCAGGAGCGACGGGATCAGGAAAGAGCGTTTGTATCAACTCTATACTTGTAAGTTTGCTTTATAAAGCAAAGCCAGAAGATGTGAGATTGTTGCTCGTCGATCCTAAGATGGTCGAACTCGCACCATATAATCATATTCCGCACCTAGTGACACCTGTTATCACAGATGCAAAAGAAGCAACAGCTGCTTTAAAATGGGCAGTTGAGGAAATGGAACGTCGTTATGAAGAGTTTGCAAAAACAGGTGTACGAGAGATAAAAAGATACAATCAAAAGATGGAAGAAGAGCAACATTATAAAAACAAGATGCCGTACATTGTTGTAGTCATTGATGAATTGGCTGACCTTATGATGGTATCACCACAAGAAGTGGAAGAAGCAATATGTCGAATCGCTCAAAAAGCAAGAGCATGCGGTATTCATCTTCTTCTCGCAACACAGCGTCCATCAGTAGATGTTATCACGGGATTGATCAAAGCTAATGTGCCAACTCGTACAGCATTCGCAGTTTCGTCCGCGATTGATTCACGAACCATTCTAGATATGAGTGGTGCAGAACGGTTATTAGGACGAGGCGATATGCTCTTTATGGAGAATGGCTCGAACAAAGCTGTCCGTATTCAAGGAACGTTCGTATCTGATGAAGAAATTGAAGAAGTGACACGTTACGTAAAAGAAGAGTATCAGACAGAATATCTTTTTACTCGTGAAGAACTGATTCAGCATCAGCAAACCACAGAAGTAGAAGACGAGCTCTTTGAAGAAGCTTGTTACTACGTTATTGAAGTAGGGGCAGCATCTTCTTCTAGCTTGCAGCGCAGATTTAGAATCGGTTATAACCGAGCGGCAAGATTAGTAGACATGATGGAAAGTTTCGGCCTTGTCTCTGAAACGATGGGAAGTAAACCAAGACACGTTCTTCTTACACAAGAAGAACTAGAGAATCGTTTATATAGTGGTGTAGAGTAA